The Neodiprion fabricii isolate iyNeoFabr1 chromosome 4, iyNeoFabr1.1, whole genome shotgun sequence genome window below encodes:
- the LOC124180637 gene encoding uncharacterized protein LOC124180637 produces the protein MRSIAFNYRLGDTTVREIIHETCDVIWRRLSLQVLPVPTTEMWKSIENMFFTRWNFPNCIGALDGKHVTIEAPSNTGSLYFNYKKTFSVVLMALVDANYRFIAVDVGAYGKNSDGRIFGKSAFGEALENGTLCLPPDKPLPGNDVPLPHVIVGDEAFPLKRNIMRPYPSSQLANDESKKIFNYRLSRARRISENVFGILTQKFRIYQRRIKLSPEHVDSVILATCCLHNFLMNDDPPIRQSVHDSGAYTLNPMGNIGGNATAEAIAVRDKFKDYFNSATGSVDWQIEMVRRGIRNV, from the coding sequence ATGAGGAGTATAGCGTTTAATTACCGCTTGGGAGACACAACGGTCCGAGAAATTATTCACGAGACATGTGACGTGATTTGGAGAAGGCTTTCTCTGCAAGTTCTACCGGTACCCACGACGGAGATGTGGAAATCGATAGAGAATATGTTCTTTACCAGATGGAACTTCCCAAATTGCATCGGGGCTCTGGACGGGAAACACGTCACTATAGAAGCGCCTAGCAATACTGGCTCGTTGTATTTCAActataaaaaaacatttagtGTAGTGCTCATGGCACTCGTAGATGCAAACTACCGCTTCATTGCTGTGGACGTTGGGGCATATGGAAAGAATAGCGATGGACGAATTTTTGGGAAGAGTGCATTTGGAGAAGCCCTGGAAAATGGAACGTTGTGCCTGCCGCCAGACAAACCCCTGCCTGGAAATGATGTACCATTGCCACACGTGATCGTTGGAGATGAGGCTTTCCCACTCAAAAGAAATATCATGCGACCATACCCAAGTTCACAATTGGCGAATGacgaatcaaaaaaaatatttaattacagACTTTCACGTGCTCGTAGAATTTCCGAGAatgttttcggaattttaactcaaaaatttcgaatttaccaACGAAGAATAAAACTAAGTCCAGAGCACGTGGATAGTGTTATATTAGCAACGTGTTGCCTACACAACTTTTTGATGAACGATGACCCTCCGATTCGTCAAAGTGTACATGACTCTGGCGCTTACACTTTGAATCCTATGGGAAACATCGGAGGGAATGCGACTGCCGAGGCAATAGCGGTCAGAGATAAGTTCAAAGATTACTTTAATTCTGCTACAGGCTCAGTCGATTGGCAAATCGAAATGGTTCGACGTGGAATCAGAAATGTTTAA